GTGATCAAGCGCTCCATCAAGTTCGCGGATGCCACCGTGGCTGCGGAGCCCATCACCAGCTACGCCGGAAACCATGTGGGTGCTGACGCCTACCGCCGGCTCGCCAAGGAGCTGATCTCCCGCGGCGGCGCACCCTAACCACGCCGTGGCCGAATCCAAACCCGGCTTCGAGGTGCGGCTGGCCAACTTCACGGGTCCGTTCGACCTCCTCCTGGGACTGATCGCCAAGCACCAGCTGGACATCACCGAAGTTGCCATCGCCACGGTCACTGATGAGTTCATCAAGTACATCCGCAGGCTGCAGGAGCTCGGTGAAGAATGGGCCCTGGACGAGGCCAGCGAGTTCCTGGTGATTGCCGCCACCCTGCTTGACCTCAAGGCAGCGCGGCTCCTCCCGGCCGGTGAAGTCGAGGACGACGAGGACATCGCCCTGCTGGAGGCGCGGGACCTCCTGTTTGCCCGGCTGCTACAGTACAAGGCCTTCAAGCAGGTGGCAGGCATCATGGGTGAAACCCTCCACCAGGAGGGCCGCCGCTTTCCACGGCAGGTGGCGCTCGAGGAACATTTCGCAGCCATGCTTCCCGAGCTCGTCTGGAAACATACGCCCCGGCAGTTCGCTGCACTGGCAGAAGCCGCGCTTCGGCCGAAGGTGCCGGCGCAGCCACCGCAGGTTGCCCTCGGCCACCTGCACGGCGGCAATGTCAGCGTCAAGGAGCAGGCCGAAGTGCTGGGCCTCAGGCTCCAGCAGGAGTCACCGCTGACCTTCCGTTCACTGATTGCCGACGCGGAGTCCACGCTGGTGGTGGTGGCCCGGTTCCTGGCCCTGCTGGAGTTGTTCCGGGACCGCGCTGTCTCGTTCGACCAGCTCTCCCCGCTGGCGGACCTTGCCGTCCACTGGACGGCCGACCGCCGGGACTGGTCGGCGGAAAACCTAAGCGAAGAATTCGAGGAGCAACTGTGAACCCGTCGCAGGAAACGCATCAACAGCAGGCCCAACGGGAGGACGTCGCCGAGCACGGTTCCGAATTCGCAGACCTTCCCGGTGGCGCCAAGGCTGCCCTGGAAGCCGTCCTCATGGTCTTGGACGAGCCGGCAACGGAAGAAGAGCTGGCGGCAGGGGTGGGGCTGACGGTGGACTCGGTCCGCGCCCTGCTGGCAGAACTGCAGCGCGATTATAACGGCTATACTGTTAAAGCCCCGGAGGTGGAGAGTGCCAGCAGCGCTGGCATCGGTTCCAGTCCCCGGGGTTTTGAATTGCGGAACATCGCCGGTGGCTGGCGCATCTACTCCCGCACGGAATTTGCCGACATTGTGGGCAAATACGTGCTTGAGGGGCAGACTGCCAGGCTTACCCAGGCGGCGTTGGAAACACTGGCGGTCATCGCGTACCGCCAGCCCGTTTCCCGGGCGCGCGTGTCTGCAATTCGCGGGGTCAATGTTGACTCTGTCGTACGGACGCTGGCCCAGCGCGGGCTGATCGAGGACGCGGGAACAGATCCCGAGTCCGGCGCAATCCTTTACCGGACTACCTCGTATTTCCTCGAACGGATGGGAATCAGTTCAGTGGAGGACCTGCCCCAACTGTCGCCGCACCTTCCGGGGCTCGACGGGATCGCAGAGTTCTACGACGCCGGGACGATGTAGGCAGGACACCCCTGCCCGCAACAGTCCATCCAGCACGGTTATTAATCAGGGCAGACGAAGTCTGCGCGGCTGGCTAAGGTTGTCCTTGGACATCTCAGCTTACCAAAACACATTTGAAGGACGGGTCATGACACAGGCGGGACGCCAGGGTTCACCACGTAACGGTTCGGGACGCGGCGGGAACGAACGCAACAGTTCACAGCGCAACCCGGCACAGGGCGGCAGCTTCAGCGGGGGCTCCCGCGGGGGAGCAGGCAAGCGTGCCTCGGGATTCGGCGGGGACCGCCCGCACCGTGCCCCCAAGCCGCGCGAAGAGCGCTTCATTGACCCCGATCTCGCAGGGGACCAGCAGGGACGCGGAGCCGAGGCCGCCAGGGGTGCCAAGCCGTCGTCGCGCAAGCCCGCGGCCCGCAAGCCCGGTGCCGGGAAAGCTCCCGGAACTCCCGGTGCGCTCAAGCCAAAGCCGCGTACGGGCGCTCCCGGAGCAGCCGCTTCCCGTGCTTTTGGCAGCGAACGCTTTGGCCAGAACCTGGGGCCGGTCCGCAAGCCCGCACGGAAGAAGGGTCCCCGGGGCAACGTTCCCCAGTCCGAACTCCACGATGCCGACGGCGTGCGCCTCCAGAAGGTGATGGCCTCCGCAGGAGTCGCCTCCCGGCGCGTCTGCGAAGAGATGATCGCCGAGGGCCGCGTCGAAGTTGACGGCCAGGTAGTCACCGAACTGGGTGTCCGCGTAGACCCCAAGACTGCCGTGATCCACGTTGACGGGCTGCGGATCCAGCTGGACGAAAACCTGGTCTACATGGTGTTCAACAAGCCCAAGGGCGTGGTGTCCACCATGGAGGACCCCGAGGGCCGGCCCTGCATCAGCGACTTCCTGAAGAACAACAAGAACACCGGGGAACGCCTCTTCCACGTTGGTAAGCTCGACGTCGCCACCGAAGGCCTGCTGCTGCTGACCAACGACGGCGAACTCGCCAACCGGCTCACCCACCCGTCCTACGAGGTTCCCAAGACCTACCTGGTGCAGGTGCGCGGACCGTTCCCGCAGGGCGTCGGCGCCCAGTTGAAGGCCGGCGTCGAGCTGGAGGACGGCTTCGCTTCCGTTGACTCCTTCCGCCTGGTGGACTCCACCCCGGGCCACGTGCTGATTGAGGTTGTGCTCCACTCCGGCAAGAACCGGATTGTCCGGCGCCTCTTCGACGCTGTTGGCTTCCCGGTCCAGCGGCTGGTCCGCGTCAAGGTGGGCCCCATCGGGCTCGGCGACCAGCGCCAGGGCAGTATCCGCAACCTGGGCAAGCAGGAAGTCGGCCACCTGCTGGCATCCGTAGGGCTCTGAGGCATGTCCGCGTTCAAAAGCCAGGGCCGCGGCCACCTGGATGGTCCGGTGGTGGTCATCGGCACCGGGTTGCTGGGCACCAGCATTGGGCTGGGCCTGCGGGGGCGCGGCGTACCCGTGTTCCTTTCGGACCCGTCGCCCACCAACCAGGCGGTGGCCGTGGACATCGGTGCCGGCCGCCCGCTGCCGGAACTGGGCGATACAGCGCCGCAGCTGGTGGTGGTGGCCGCTCCGCCGGACGTCACGGCCGACGTCGTCCTTGCTGCGCTGTCCAACTACCCGGACGCTGTGGTCATCGATATCGCCAGCGTGAAGGCGGACATCCTGGCCCGGCTGCGGGAATCGGGCGTCGACCTGTCCCGCTACGTGGGGACCCACCCCATGGCGGGCCGCGAAAAGTCCGGCCCGGTGGCGGCGCGCGGTGAGCTTTTCACCTCCATGCCCTGGGTGCTCTGCCCCTCGGAGGAGACGTCCGGCGCCGCCCTGCAGGTGGCCCGCTCGCTCGCCTCGGACCTGGGGGCCGTTGTCTCGCAGTTCACGGCGGACGAACACGATGAAGCGGTGGCACTGGTCTCGCACCTGCCCCAGGTGATGTCCTCGCTGCTGGCCAGCCGGCTGCAGGGAACTCCGCTGCATGCGCTGTCCCTGGCAGGCAACGGACTGCGCGACGTCACCAGGATCGCGGCCAGCGACCCCACCCTGTGGGTCCAGATCCTCGGGGGCAACGCGGACAAGGTGGTGGAGATCCTCTACGGTGTCCGGGAAGACCTGAACCGGCTGATTGGAACCCTGGAGAACCCCACCGCACCCGGGGCCCGGCTGGACCTCGCGCAGCTGATCAGCGAGGGCAACGCCGGCCAGGCGCGGATCCCCGGGAAACACGGCGGTCCGCCGCAGGCTTACGCGTGGCTTACCGTCCTGGTGGATGACAAGCCTGGCCAGATCGCCCGGCTGCTCACCGAGATCGGGGAGATTGGTGTCAACCTGGAGGACATGCGGCTTGACCACTCGTCGGGCCAAAACGTGGGTATGGTGGAAATCTCCGTGTTGCCGAACAAGCACGACCACTTGATCGAAGCTCTCAACGACCGCGGATGGCGGGTACTTCAGTAATGACACAGGAACTCCTCGAATCCATGCGCGCCCTGCGCATCGGCCGGTCGCTGGTGGTTGCCATCGACGGGCCTTCAGGCTCCGGAAAGTCGAGCGTGAGCAAGGAAGTTGCCCGCAGGCTCCGGCTGGCCTACCTGGACACCGGCGCCATGTACCGTGCCCTGACCTGGTACTGCTTGACCGAAGGCATCGATCTTGAGGACGGCGCGGCGGTGGAGCAGGCATCCAGGGACTTCGTCCTGGAACTGAGCACCAGCCCCCTGGAGGAATATGTCCGGGTGGGCGGCGTGGACGTCACGGACGCCATCCGAGAGCCGGCCATCTCTTCCGCCGTCAGTGCCGTCGCCACCACCCTGGGCGCCCGGACCGAACTGATCCGGCGGCAGCGGGACCTCATCGAAAAGCACCACCGCCGGATGGTGGTGGAAGGCAGGGACATCACCACCGTCGTCGCGCCCGGAGCCGAGGTGCGCATGCTCCTCACTGCCAGCGAGGAAGCCCGCCTGCGCCGGCGCGGCATCCAGCTGGGCGGAACGCAGAACGCCGAGCAACTGGCGGCCCAGGTCACGCACCGCGATGCCAAGGACTCCACCGTGGTGAACTTCACCCAGGCCGCTTCCGGGGTGGTGACGCTGGACTCCTCGGACCTCGACTTCGAACAGACCGTGGATGCCGCCCTCGTGATCGTTACCAAGGTCCTGAACCGTGACTGACGCCGGGGCCGGCCTGCCGTCCGGGCTGACCACGGCATGGAGCAGGCCGGTGGGCTGGATCCTTGACCACCTGGTCTACCGGACCACCGTGACCGGCAGGACGAATGTCCCCACCGGCGGACCGGTGATCTTCGCAGGGAACCACATCAGCTTCCTTGACGGGCCGGTGATGTTTGGCGCCGCGCCGCGGCCGATGCACATCCTGGTGAAGCAGGAGATGTTCAAGGGTTTCCTTGGCCGCGTGCTCACCGCGTCCGGGCAGCTGCCCGTGGACCGCCGCGGTGACCGTGCAGCGCTCCAGCGCTGCAAGGACGTGCTCGACGCCGGGCGCTGCGTTGGGATTCTTCCGGAAGGGACGCGGGGGAGCGGCGCAGCAGCGGATATCAACGGTGGGGTGGCCTGGCTGGCGCTGAATTCCGGAGCCCCTGTGGTGCCGGTAGCCATCCTGGGCACCCGCCAGGGCGATGAGCACCTGGACTTCGTTCCACCGCCCGGGCGGCGCTTCCACGTCAGCTTCGGATCAGCCCTGACCCTGGCCCGCCGGGCCGGTGAAACCGGCCGTGCTTCAATGGACAGGGCCGCGCAGGACATACGTGCAGCGCTGGCAGGGCACGTCCAGGACACCATCCAACTCAGCGGGCAGCCCCTGCCCTTCGCTGACCATAAAGACTTGACAGCAGTAGCCGGGGACGCCGGCAGATGACCACTAAGGACAGTGCAATGAGCGACACCACCCAGGCTTCCGGGCACCCCGGCGCCGACGACGAATACACCCCCACCGGCACCGACCAGGTTGCAGAGCGCCTGGCGGCGATCGGCGACGACGAAGCCGAGCTCCGCGCCGCCTCCCTCCGGGCCGGCCTGGAGGACTACGAGCTGGACGAGGACGACGCCGCCCTGCTGAGCGGCGAATACGGCGACGAGGACCTCGAAGGTCCCCTCAAGCTGGACCCCGTCCTGGCCATCATCGGACGTCCGAACGTGGGCAAGTCCACCCTGGTGAACCGTATCCTGGGCCGCCGCGAAGCGGTGGTGGAGGATACTCCGGGCGTGACCCGCGACCGCGTGATGTACTCCGCGAACTGGAACGGACGCAACTTCACCCTGGTGGACACCGGGGGATGGGAGCACGACGCCCGCGGTATCCACGCCAGGGTCGCTGAGCAGGCCGAGATGGCCGTGGAACTCGCCGACGCCGTCCTCTTCGTGGTGGACTCCGCCGTCGGTGCCACCGCCACGGACGAAGGCGTCATGAAGATGCTGCGCCGCAGCAAGAAGCCGGTCATCATGGTGGCCAACAAAGTGGACGACTTTGCCCAGGAAGCCGACAGCGCAGCACTGTGGGGCCTTGGCTTCGGTGAGCCCTACCCGGTGTCCGCCCTGCACGGACGCGGCGTGGCCGACCTCCTGGACCACGTCATGGATGTCCTGCCCGAGTTCTCCACCGTTGAAGGCGTGGAACGCTCCGGCGGTCCGCGGCGTATCGCCCTGATCGGCCGCCCGAACGTGGGCAAGTCCTCGCTGCTGAACAAGCTCGCCGGATCCGAGCGCGTGGTGGTGGACAACACCGCCGGCACCACCCGTGATCCCGTGGACGAATTCATCGAACTCGGCGGCCGCACCTGGCGCTTCGTGGACACCGCCGGCATCCGTCGCCGCCAGCACATGGCACAGGGCGCGGACTACTACGCCTCACTCCGGACGCAGGCCGCGCTCGAAAAGGCGGAGGTCGCCGTCGTGCTCCTCGCCGTGGACGAGGTCCTCAGCGAACAGGACGTCCGCATCCTCCAGCTGGCCATCGAGTCCGGCCGCGCCCTTGTCCTGGCCTTCAACAAGTGGGACCTGCTCGACGACGAACGCCGCCGCTACCTCGAGCGCGAAATCGAACAGGACCTGGCACACGTTGACTGGGCGCCGCGGGTCAACATCTCGGCAAAGACCGGCTGGCACAAGGACCGCCTGGTCCCGGCCCTGGACCTGGCACTGGAGAACTGGGACCGGCGCATCCCGACCGGGCGCCTCAACGCCTTCCTGGGCGAGCTGGTCGCCGCACACCCGCACCCGGTCCGCGGCGGCAAGCAGCCCCGTATCCTCTTCGGCACCCAGGCCTCCAGCCGGCCGCCGAAGTTCGTGCTGTTCACCACCGGGTTCCTGGATCCCGGGTACCGCCGGTTCATTACGCGGCGCCTGCGCGAGACCTTCGGATTCGAGGGCACGCCCATCGAGGTGAGCATGCGCGTCCGCGAGAAGCGTGGCCGGAAGCGTTAATTGCGACACACCTTGGGCCGATCACCGGAAAGTGTCACTGGCACCCCTCCGGATCGTGTAAGCTCTTCTAGGTGGTTCGGCCGGACTGCTGATGAAAATCTTCGGGTTTGAGTTCAGCGGAGAACGGCGGAACCAGCGGGCTGTAGCGCAGCTTGGTAGCGCACTTGACTGGGGGTCAAGGGGTCGCAGGTTCAAATCCTGTCAGCCCGACCAAAGAAACCGCAGGTCAGAGGCCGTTTCCGGAGAAATCCGGAGGCGGCCTCTGCTGTTTAACGGGCCGGGTGTAGCAACGGGTGTAGCAACGCCCGGAAATCCATGCTCAGAACCCCATGGCGTCGGACAGCTTGGAGATCGCGGCGCGTGCACTGTCATCGGATGTGTGCCCGTAGATGTCGCCGGTGATGCTCACCGATTGGTGCCCCAGCAGGTCCGACACGGCTTTGATGTTCACTCCTGCTTCCAGCATGGCCGTTGCCGCGGAGTGACGCAGTGAGTGAACGCCCACGTCCTTGAGCCCGGCCCGTGCCGCCGCCGTCTGCACCACCCGGTAAAGATTTCGCGGGTCCACCGGCTGGCCGCTCTCCGTGGTGAAGACGTGCCCGGTGTCCATCCAAGCACTCCCTGCATGCAGCCGCTCCGCGACCTGGGCCTTCCGCTGCGCCGTCAGCAGGACAGCTGTGACGGGGGAGACCGGCAGCACCCGGCGGGACCGATCCGTCTTGGGTTCCGTCACCGTGAGCTTTCCGCCGATACGGGAGAGGGTGCCCCTGACCTTTAGTATTCCGGCATCGAAGTCAACGTCTGCCCAGCGCAATGCCAAGCACTCACCACGGCGGATCCCGGTTGCGGCTATCACTACGAGGGCACTGTGGTACCGGGAGGACTCGGCAGCACTCAGGAGACGGCGAACCTCGGCGGGGGACAGATGCCGCGCTTCGGTGCGCTCGACCCCGGGCCGACGTATCACCGCCGCTGGATTACGGGCAAGCAGTCCATCCCGGACAGCGCCGTCCAGGGCGGAGCGCAGGACCGTGTACGTGGTCCGGATGGTCGAGTCGGAGAGTGCGCGGACTTCTACTTCGCCGCCGTCCTCCGCCCGCGCTTGGCGTGTCCTGGCCCGGAGGCGGAGGACCAACGCTTCGATGTCTGACGGCTTGAGCTTGTCCAGCCTCAGAGCGCCGAAGGGCTCTGGCATCAAGTGCTTGGCCGCGAGGGTCCGGTATAGCGAACGGGTGGACTCCTTGCGGTCGCTCGCGGCCAGCGTCGTCGCGGCCCAGTGCTGGAGCCACTGGGAAACCGTGGCTTTCGAGTCGCTGACCGGTCGGCCTTCCTCGAGCCGGTCGCTGGCTTCGCGTAGCCTTGTCCGAACCTCGGCGCGGGTCTTGCCGTAGAACACTTTCCTGCTGTTCTTCCCCGTCGCAGGGTCCTCGTAACTGAGTGCCCCGACATAGCGTCCGTCAGATTCGCGCTTGTATATAGAACCTTCGCCGTTTGCCCGTTTGCTCATGGCTGCTGCTGCCTCCTGCCTGGCTTCGCTGACTCCGTGACGTACCCGGCTTCGCGCGCCAATCGTATGTACTTCTCGGACGTACTCTTTGATATTCCTAGGCGTTCGCGGACCGCCTTGAGTGGCGTGCCGTCAATGTGCTGGTTGTAGATCGTGGCGGCTTTGAATATGAGGTCCGGCTTGACCGCGTTAGAGCGCCGTTCAATGCTCCGCGCAGTTCGGCGCTGCGTGGGCTGGTCCGCTGTGAGCGAGTGCAGTTGTGTGAAGTACTCGATCGCGCGTCGCCGAACGCGGTCAATCTCGGCGTGTTTGAACAATCCCGTCGTCATGTCTTCCGTCGTCGGCGACTCTCCAGCCGCGGGGTCTTCAGTGATGGAGAACTGAACGCCCACGCACCGCACAGCTGTGTCCCAGGCAGCGAAGGTGTACCAGACGTGAAGCGTCAGACCTGACTCGCCTGTGCGTGCACGCTCAATAGCGCCGAGGAGGTCTCTGGGGTCTTCTGCGGCACCTTTAAGCCGGACGCGGTCGATGACCTCAAATCCTCCGGGGAAGGGCACGCCCTCGATGGGGACCCACTTGCGGGGTGCTTCGGGGTCAGGCCATAGCTCAAGGACAAGTGGGCGCTCGTGATTTTTCGTCGGTTGGATCACGCGGCTTTCAAGCTGGTGCCCCTTGGGAAGTGCTTTCACTAATGCTTCCTTTCGTGTGCTTTTAGCTTACGCAGGTTTCAAGCAAGGTGGAAGTACAAGCACATAATGACAAACGAAGGCGGCTACCCATGGAACGTGTACTAGTGACCATAGATGAGGCGGCGACGGCCCTAGGGGTGGGGCGGTCCACCATCTACAAACTGATGAACACCGGGGAGTTGATCCCTGCGAAGATAGGCCGACGGTCGCTACTCACGGCCGAGAGCGTCCGGGCTTACGCAGCCAAGGTCAGCGGGGCGAACGTGGCGGTAGGCGGTGGCCGCGAGTGAGGGCCGCACTTGAACCGTCCATGGGTCTCCGCCGCCGCCAGGCTTCGCTGCGTTGTCCGCCTATGGACTGTGGACGCCGGGACCCTATGGACACCTACCCGGAGGGTTT
This region of Arthrobacter sp. DNA4 genomic DNA includes:
- a CDS encoding ScpA family protein; this encodes MAESKPGFEVRLANFTGPFDLLLGLIAKHQLDITEVAIATVTDEFIKYIRRLQELGEEWALDEASEFLVIAATLLDLKAARLLPAGEVEDDEDIALLEARDLLFARLLQYKAFKQVAGIMGETLHQEGRRFPRQVALEEHFAAMLPELVWKHTPRQFAALAEAALRPKVPAQPPQVALGHLHGGNVSVKEQAEVLGLRLQQESPLTFRSLIADAESTLVVVARFLALLELFRDRAVSFDQLSPLADLAVHWTADRRDWSAENLSEEFEEQL
- a CDS encoding SMC-Scp complex subunit ScpB, with the protein product MNPSQETHQQQAQREDVAEHGSEFADLPGGAKAALEAVLMVLDEPATEEELAAGVGLTVDSVRALLAELQRDYNGYTVKAPEVESASSAGIGSSPRGFELRNIAGGWRIYSRTEFADIVGKYVLEGQTARLTQAALETLAVIAYRQPVSRARVSAIRGVNVDSVVRTLAQRGLIEDAGTDPESGAILYRTTSYFLERMGISSVEDLPQLSPHLPGLDGIAEFYDAGTM
- a CDS encoding pseudouridine synthase; this encodes MTQAGRQGSPRNGSGRGGNERNSSQRNPAQGGSFSGGSRGGAGKRASGFGGDRPHRAPKPREERFIDPDLAGDQQGRGAEAARGAKPSSRKPAARKPGAGKAPGTPGALKPKPRTGAPGAAASRAFGSERFGQNLGPVRKPARKKGPRGNVPQSELHDADGVRLQKVMASAGVASRRVCEEMIAEGRVEVDGQVVTELGVRVDPKTAVIHVDGLRIQLDENLVYMVFNKPKGVVSTMEDPEGRPCISDFLKNNKNTGERLFHVGKLDVATEGLLLLTNDGELANRLTHPSYEVPKTYLVQVRGPFPQGVGAQLKAGVELEDGFASVDSFRLVDSTPGHVLIEVVLHSGKNRIVRRLFDAVGFPVQRLVRVKVGPIGLGDQRQGSIRNLGKQEVGHLLASVGL
- a CDS encoding prephenate dehydrogenase, which translates into the protein MSAFKSQGRGHLDGPVVVIGTGLLGTSIGLGLRGRGVPVFLSDPSPTNQAVAVDIGAGRPLPELGDTAPQLVVVAAPPDVTADVVLAALSNYPDAVVIDIASVKADILARLRESGVDLSRYVGTHPMAGREKSGPVAARGELFTSMPWVLCPSEETSGAALQVARSLASDLGAVVSQFTADEHDEAVALVSHLPQVMSSLLASRLQGTPLHALSLAGNGLRDVTRIAASDPTLWVQILGGNADKVVEILYGVREDLNRLIGTLENPTAPGARLDLAQLISEGNAGQARIPGKHGGPPQAYAWLTVLVDDKPGQIARLLTEIGEIGVNLEDMRLDHSSGQNVGMVEISVLPNKHDHLIEALNDRGWRVLQ
- the cmk gene encoding (d)CMP kinase; protein product: MTQELLESMRALRIGRSLVVAIDGPSGSGKSSVSKEVARRLRLAYLDTGAMYRALTWYCLTEGIDLEDGAAVEQASRDFVLELSTSPLEEYVRVGGVDVTDAIREPAISSAVSAVATTLGARTELIRRQRDLIEKHHRRMVVEGRDITTVVAPGAEVRMLLTASEEARLRRRGIQLGGTQNAEQLAAQVTHRDAKDSTVVNFTQAASGVVTLDSSDLDFEQTVDAALVIVTKVLNRD
- the der gene encoding ribosome biogenesis GTPase Der, whose protein sequence is MSDTTQASGHPGADDEYTPTGTDQVAERLAAIGDDEAELRAASLRAGLEDYELDEDDAALLSGEYGDEDLEGPLKLDPVLAIIGRPNVGKSTLVNRILGRREAVVEDTPGVTRDRVMYSANWNGRNFTLVDTGGWEHDARGIHARVAEQAEMAVELADAVLFVVDSAVGATATDEGVMKMLRRSKKPVIMVANKVDDFAQEADSAALWGLGFGEPYPVSALHGRGVADLLDHVMDVLPEFSTVEGVERSGGPRRIALIGRPNVGKSSLLNKLAGSERVVVDNTAGTTRDPVDEFIELGGRTWRFVDTAGIRRRQHMAQGADYYASLRTQAALEKAEVAVVLLAVDEVLSEQDVRILQLAIESGRALVLAFNKWDLLDDERRRYLEREIEQDLAHVDWAPRVNISAKTGWHKDRLVPALDLALENWDRRIPTGRLNAFLGELVAAHPHPVRGGKQPRILFGTQASSRPPKFVLFTTGFLDPGYRRFITRRLRETFGFEGTPIEVSMRVREKRGRKR
- a CDS encoding site-specific integrase, with the translated sequence MSKRANGEGSIYKRESDGRYVGALSYEDPATGKNSRKVFYGKTRAEVRTRLREASDRLEEGRPVSDSKATVSQWLQHWAATTLAASDRKESTRSLYRTLAAKHLMPEPFGALRLDKLKPSDIEALVLRLRARTRQARAEDGGEVEVRALSDSTIRTTYTVLRSALDGAVRDGLLARNPAAVIRRPGVERTEARHLSPAEVRRLLSAAESSRYHSALVVIAATGIRRGECLALRWADVDFDAGILKVRGTLSRIGGKLTVTEPKTDRSRRVLPVSPVTAVLLTAQRKAQVAERLHAGSAWMDTGHVFTTESGQPVDPRNLYRVVQTAAARAGLKDVGVHSLRHSAATAMLEAGVNIKAVSDLLGHQSVSITGDIYGHTSDDSARAAISKLSDAMGF